The Haloarcula sp. CBA1127 genomic interval TGGCGCGATGGAAACCGCCGATGTCGTGCTCGCGCCGACGACCAAGAGCCTGAGCCACACCGAAGCCCGGACCGACGCCAACGAGGCCGGCGCTCGCGTTGCAACCTTGCCCGGCATCAGCGAGGGCGTGTTCCTGATGGGGTTAGACGCCGACTACCACCTCATTGAACAGCACTGCGAGGACGTGCTGGCACAGGTCGAAGACGCCGAGGAAATCCGGGTCACGTCGCCACAGGGGACCGACATCACGTTTGGTATCGGTGCCCGCGAGTGGCATATGGACACCGGCATCGTCCACGAGGCCGGCGAGATGTCGAATCTCCCTGCCGGCGAGGTGTTCCTCGCCCCCGAGACGGCCGACGGCACGTTTGTCGTCGACGGGACGATGCGCCCCCACGGCAAACTCGACGGGAAGCACCTCACGTTCGAGGTTGAGGACGGCTACGTCACGGACATCGACGACCCCGACATCCGTGCGCAGGTTGAGGACGCCGCTGACGAGGTCGGTCGGGACGCGTACAATCTCGCGGAGTTGGGTATCGGCACGAACGTCGCCGTCACCGAACTCGTCGGCTCCGTCCTTCTGGACGAAAAAGCTGGTGGCACTGTCCACATCGCTATTGGCGATGACCACGCGATGGGCGGCGATGTCCACGCACCGATTCATCTGGACGGAATTTTGACGGAACCGACCGTGTATGCGGATGGGGAGGTCGTAGAGCTCCCGGAGCCGAGCGGCGACTGACGGGAGCCGTGAGGACGGCGAGGAAGTGGAGCTTCCTCGCGTCGAGTGAGCGGCCCCGCCGCGAACGTGGGGAGGAAGTGGACCTCCCGAAGACGAACGGCGACGCCGCGAACGTGGAACGGCTCTAGGCGGCCGTGAGAGTGAGAGCCACGAGCAGCGCCGTGGCGACGACCATTTACGGGAGCGTAGTCAACGACTGCATATGACAGATGCTACACCGGGCGACCGCATCGCCCTCCCGTGTCCGGCCTGTTCGCCGGACCTGGAAACGGTTCACGAGGTGCTGAAGCCGGGCGGCCACGTGACGGTTCGCTGTACGGACTGTGACCACGTCCACAAGGAACAACTCCCGGAAGAAGAGACGCTGCAGCGTAGTGTCGTCGTCTCACAGGACGGGGACTCCTTCACCGCCGAGGTCGACGTGCCGGCTGAGGAAGAACTGTCCGTCGGCGAGGAGTTCCTGCTGGAAACCGAGGAAGCGGTTGTGACTGCGCGCATCACCAGTCTGGAGACCGCGGACGGTCGCGAGGACGAGGCGGCCGCCGAGGACGTCGATACCATCTGGTCGCGAGCCGTCGGAAACGTCTCGGTCAACGTCACAATGCACCCGAAGGACGGCACTCACGACGAGACCGAGAGCTTCAAGCTCCACGTCCCCGGCGACTACGAGTTCGTCGTCGGCGAAACCGAGGAGTTCGGCGAGGAAGAGTTCACCGTCGAAGGGATTCACGTCCGCGACGACGCCCACGGCTACGACCACGAGAACATGGATCACGACGGCGACATGGGTATCGCGAAGGACATCAACCGACTGTACGTCAGGGACGAGTCGACCACGGCGTGGTCGGCCTGGTAGGATGGCCGACTGGGATCGGAAGCGGTCGCGGCTG includes:
- a CDS encoding aminopeptidase, with protein sequence MDNASLRAPAETAVKQCLNLQPDESCAVITDDQRKAIGEALYRVAAEITDDSVFVRYPPGEQHGAEPPAPVAGAMETADVVLAPTTKSLSHTEARTDANEAGARVATLPGISEGVFLMGLDADYHLIEQHCEDVLAQVEDAEEIRVTSPQGTDITFGIGAREWHMDTGIVHEAGEMSNLPAGEVFLAPETADGTFVVDGTMRPHGKLDGKHLTFEVEDGYVTDIDDPDIRAQVEDAADEVGRDAYNLAELGIGTNVAVTELVGSVLLDEKAGGTVHIAIGDDHAMGGDVHAPIHLDGILTEPTVYADGEVVELPEPSGD
- a CDS encoding HVO_0476 family zinc finger protein, with protein sequence MTDATPGDRIALPCPACSPDLETVHEVLKPGGHVTVRCTDCDHVHKEQLPEEETLQRSVVVSQDGDSFTAEVDVPAEEELSVGEEFLLETEEAVVTARITSLETADGREDEAAAEDVDTIWSRAVGNVSVNVTMHPKDGTHDETESFKLHVPGDYEFVVGETEEFGEEEFTVEGIHVRDDAHGYDHENMDHDGDMGIAKDINRLYVRDESTTAWSAW